The Natator depressus isolate rNatDep1 chromosome 18, rNatDep2.hap1, whole genome shotgun sequence genomic interval GGGTTGGGTCAAGTCCTGTCTCTGAGGGGCAGAAGGTTCCGGAACAGGGTGGTTGGAGAGCAAGCTGGGCCTGGCCTCCTGCTTCAGACTGTTGGCTCTCACCACAACATCATGGAATGCCCGTGTTTGCACCCAGGCCGCCCCTCCACCCTAACACCCCACCCCGCTCCCGGCCCTGGTGCTACcagctcccctgccctgagctgggcTGTGGCAGACCTGATGCAGCTGCTGGGTTGCCGGTTGCCCATCTCTGACTTACAGCTTTGTATACGCATCTTTTTtataaaaattgaaattaaaaaaacaatatttGGGCACCTTAATAGATGTGGCCAGAGTTTCAAAGGTGCTCAGCTTCTGCAGGCCCCGTGGACTTCAATGGCAAGTGTAGGCACACAGCTTTTCTGTACAGGGGCATAAATATGGAGTTAGAGGCCTAATTTTAGGTACCGAGGCTGGAATTTATAAAGGGATCTATTTACTAGTCTATACACAGGTTAAATCAAGGCACCCCCCCTAATGTGGGCACAGTTAATACTCAGACTGAGATTTACAAAGGAGTCTAAAATCAggctcccaactcccactgaatgtcaatgggatttgagcACCTAacactcaggtgcttttgaaaatcccagctgaagGCTCAAAAACATTGGCCGTAATAtcctaataaaaaaaattgtataataAGCATTAATCTTTTCTTAGAATGCAGGACATTGGTGATCCTAAGTAGTTCGGCATTAATGCATGGTTTTGCTTTATTATAAACTCTAGGGTCTCTTATTTTTTCAGTTGTGCTGTAAAATTTTATATTACTTCCAAGACTTTAATTCTAATTCTCTTATACATCCTGCATTTTATAATTTACTTACCATGCAAAAGTCAGGTCAGCTGCAGCTCCTGGTCATCAGTGAAATAGTCTATTTTACCTAGTTTCCCTAATGAGCAGACCATGGTACAGAAAGTCAAATGACTTACCAATGCTGCACAGGGAGTCAGTAACTAAGCAGCTGAGATTAGAACCCACGATCCCAGCTTCTTATCCATTGCTCTATCAGCTAGGGTGCATTTCCTCTTCCAGGTCATTTTACAAGCtgatagcctgattttcagaggtgccgagTACTTCCAGCTCCTGTTgactcaatgggagctgcggatgGCCCACATCTTGGGAATTTCAGCATGAATATATTTTAGGGACATATTTTTGTAACGGACCACTCAGTGCAACAAAACCAAGTCTGCTCATGACAGGACTATAGGCTGGGAACTTGCTGCTCTATTTAATTGTACCAtaactcactcactctctctctctgtgtaactCCTACAGAAATTGAACCACGACTACCGCACTGTATTCTGGCTAACCCAGTCAACCCAGTCATGACTGCTTTACTACATGTATCAAAGTAAAATAGTTATTTCTCCCCGTGTACACTGGTTTATATGCCACCCAAACAGCTCAAAGCAGCCTGTAGTTCAAGACTCTTAGCTGATGCTGGGCTTTCATTTAGCAGCATCCACCTTTTACCATTGCTAATTGGTTAGAGGACTGTGGCACAATACCCAGGCCCGCCATCACCTCCCAGATGGATTATGGCAGTGTAGTTTACTTGGGCTTGAATCAGCCGTAAGAAAACTGCAACTAATGCAGAATGGAATGGCACAATTTCAGCAACAGACTACCAAAAGCACAGCGCCCTGGGGCTTCCCCGCATACACTGACGTCTCATAGAACCCTTCTTTGTTATTGTCCAAAGGGCTAAATGATCTGGGCTAAGGAGACTTAAAAGGCCAACTCTGTCTCCAGGATCTTTCAATTAGCCCAGCTCAGGGCTGGTGCCGGAGATGGGACCTTCTTGAGGCTGATCCAAGGCCGCAGAATTCACCCCCAGAGGAACCAAAAGTTACAACCTCACTCCACTCTGGCCTAAATGCCGTTGAGGGGGCACTGGCCTGGGGAGTCAGGAacttgggttctaatcctggttctACTATTGACCTCCAGTTgtaaccttgggtaagtcacttcacacCTCTGtgcctgttccccctccctccctttagCTCTCTTGGCTATTtatatattgtaagctctttgggggcagagattgtcttatTCTGCGTAtgtacagcaactagcacaaTAAGACCCTGTTCTTGGTGGGGGCTCTAATACTATTAGAcaaattatgaaatttttaacTTGACTTCTCCAACACCACCCACTTAGCacattaactttaaaaaagtACTATACATGCATTTTTCCCCATGAAGACGAACAGAAATGGAGAGGAAACTCCAACTGACAGACGCTAGCCACTCTGTTTAATTTGCTGACTCTGGAAAGTGCTCGGGTATGTAGTGATGGGTGTTGTATGGAACCTAAGAGAATACAAACACAGAAGTAATAGGCTGTCACAAGCTTTCCCGTGCACAACTTACTTAGATTCATAACATTATAGAGGGATGAATTCAAGAACATGGATCTTTTCTTGCTCACAATAATGCAAAATAAAAGCATGCTCACTGTAAGGCTATACAATGCATATTATTACTTGCAGCTAACAAGACATGTAATAACCAAAATGCAGCATAAAAGTACCCGATGGTTAATCATGATGATGGGCCCGTTAACAGACATACAAACAAAACTGgtctaaaaataaataagggaATAGGACTATAAACACTAAAGATTACGCTTATTTGTTTCTGGTAGAATAAACACCTTGATAAGATTtaaacccccttcccccactgatTTGTTTATTCAATGTGGAAGCTCTGTGAAGCCTTCTTAACATTTTGGTGAATTTTATCCTAGGAATGTAATGAGAGTTGGGATAGGTGTCTTCTGAAGAGAGCGTACAACACAATACACAGCATGTGAAATTCAATACCAGAGGTGGTCACGAAATCAAATGATGTGTAGCTGGATTGAAAAAGGGGCTGGATAATTTCTTGTCCACCGATATTTTCAGCTATTCATTCAGGGTGCAATTTGCCCTAGAGTAACAGGAATGCACAAAGTCCCATTTAAGATCTCAACATTAGGTTTAAGTGGTGTGTAGGGCCACTCcgaaagggtgaatttcaccctctcaGTTGTACCCCCTACATGGGGGGAAACTGGAGAGGTACGTACAGCCATTACACCAGCTCTGAATCACATGTAACCCCTTACACTGGAGATATTCCCTAACAGCCAGATCCATCAGTTTATAGCCCCCATTTCGGCTGCTGGGGCCACTCTGTTGGTACCAGGTAGGGCCTTTAAAGCTGCTATTAACAGGCTACTGAGGATTCCTGAGCTAGCCCTCCCTGGTGTGCAAGCCCCATTACATAATGGATAGAATCATCAGGATGCTCTGACAGAGCTCTGGTGCACTTTAGGATTAAGCTTTTGATACCTACCAAAAATGGGACTAAGAAAAAGATGACTTTTGACATTGTCATATTTATAAATCTGCAAAAAACCTTGGAGAATGAGCTCATGCACCCCAAAGGAATGTCTAGTAaatgaactgaaacaaaaaaataaaaatcaagacatCTATCCCACTCCAAGTTTGAAGGATACACAATTCTCTTGTGTTTAGTGGGGGCAAAAAATGAATGGTCCTTAAAGGCTGAAAGGACACACAAAATACATACATTCCTTTCTATGTATGTTTTCATATACAGTAGAACCGCAGAGTTACGAACcaaccagtcaaccacacacctcatttggaactggaagtacacaatcaggccacagcagagacactccccccacccccgcaaaaaaaagcaaatacagtacagtattgtgttaaatgtgaactactaaaaaataaagggaaagcagcatttttcttctgcatagtaaagtttaaaagctgtattaagtcaatgttcaattgtaaacagccataatgttttgttcagagttaggaacaacctccattcctgaagtatttgtaactctgagggGTTTTATTGTCCCACCTATTTTTGTAGTACCTGAATGTCTATAGATCTGAAGATCAAAAGAGGAGGGCTACATCTCAGATCTAACGAAAATTCACTTTTGCAAAAGTAATctggaatgaaaaataaaatgggaaatTTCAATAAAATATGGAAATGAGAGACGACCAAATATTTAAGGAAGATTCATCcaggaacaaaacaaaagtgATAGCAAATTACTAATCCTTTCTGTACTTTATGGTTAAAGAGAAAAATTATACATTAAAAATTTcccataaacattttaaaaccattaACAGCTGTTTGTCTGAACATTTAAGATGTCTTTACTGCCAAGTACTATGTTATAATCAAATTAGACCACTAGCTTTAAAACAAGGCCTCACAATGGGAAAAGATGATACACAAAATATAGCAGTAGAAACTGGCGTTAATATGCAAAGCCTTCATTTCAGAACAAACACATGAAATGTATCTTAGAAGACACACCGGACTTTCCCAGCCAGCATGGGATTGTGGGACAGAGTCAGGTCAGGTCATATCACCTGGTCTGTCTGTGAAGTCAGTCAGCCAGCCAATGGGGCAGCTTCACTGAGGGGAACTCTCACTGAGTAATCAAGGTGTTTGCAACAGCTTCCTGAATTGGCTGGCTGGGGCAGTTGACAAAAGGATGTTAGAGATAGGAGGAGAGCTAATCCACAGCCCTGCCAGGGCAGCATTGTTCCCTACACTACTAGTCCTAGTCTATAGGACTAACTTCTACTCCTGCTAGTCTAGAAGATGATAGTAGTTAAAGAGGTGGAAAAGACCAACTAGCTCACTAGTTCCATAGAAGGATAGACTATAGTGCCAGAGTATGTATTAAATATTAAGCTGATACCTCTCACTTCATTTTACCAACATGTCAGGTATATTCTCTCAGTAAGAGGGAAGAGCTTAATGTTTTCATTGTCTGAGTCCAGATATTTCAGCCACCTTCATTTTTGCATCCATGTTTAGATCATAAAGCGATGGTTATATATATCCACAGGGTAGTCAATTACGTAAATGAGATGCAATGGTAAATGTAAAATTGCTTATCCAGGAGAAAGGAGCTGCTTTGAAGAGCACGTTCTATTTACTGTCACCTCTTTTAGCAATGGCAATGCCTGTACTCTCTTGAAAAAGATCCGATTTCATTTTGGAATGCAGATTATACTATTTCGCACTTTCCCCTTTGGAAAATGTTGTGTGTGAATTCTgtgtttgtgaaaggtgccagactgagaGCCTTACAGAGCGAAGGATACAATCACAGAACAGGCAAGATACAATGGCAATGGAAGCTTCTACCAAAGCATCGAAAGCAGGAGAGCAGTGACCAATTAATTGTTGATCTCACTGCTGAAAAAGATTCCAAGATGCCAGATTGTGGTGAACAGTCAACGGGAAAGTGGTCTGAGCACTAAATAAGCATTTGATGAGAAGTTTTAGTGCTAGTGTCAGAAGGACTGGAAATGAATAGGTAAATGGATCTATAGTCCCTAggcaacttttaaaaatctcaatctAATATCTAACGTAATGTGTAggatgcttttctaaacttgTTTCGCACTTCTTAATTTTCTTGGAGTGTGCCATGTAACTAACTATGcataagtaataaataaaaaatgttttcaatcaCTAAAAATTGCAAAACGTAATcaattatacattttaaagtgtCACATCCTATTCAACTGAATAGTTATACAATTGCGAATGTAACCAACACTAACAGCATGTCTCTGCAGCATTCTAGTGTCTAGACCACACTAGGCATCAAGCTACAGTGCACATTATGCCACATACAAAATGCCTTTAAAAGTATTTGCTCATCCACAATTTGCAATTAGTTTTTATGCATAACACAATGTTCAAGAAGAAAACCACCATAAAAAACATAGCCTCACTGGGACTGAACTTTAGCACAGATTGGCCCTGCTTTCCTTACaatttttaaatggttaaaaaaTGTGAATACTACTAGAGCGAGCAGCCTGAATATTTTAAACATGTTAAAAAGGTGAAGTGTTTCACAGGGTTTTCTGCAGAACTATGCCAATTGCTCCTGACTGGCACCCCTGGTATGGGTAGCACAATGCCTCCAAAATAAATACTTGTAGTGTGGCATTTACTTCCATACCAGGAAGTAAACAGAGTTATCCGAGAATCTCATTCAAATAAATAAAGGTATTTATTTGAATAGGCAGTCATGTAATAGACTTCAGTTTTGGATATTTCCTATTATTCAATGGCAAGTCTGTGTACACAGTGAAAGGAATCATGGGAGAATATCACATGGTATCTTGTTCTATGTTTTCATGTACTGTAAAACATTAACTTGTTCCTGCAGTGTTAATGATGGATATTCTAAAATGTCTGTGAATAAAGATTAACTTAATACAGTTACAGTCAGAACCACGATAAACTAAACTAAGTGTCATGCTAATGTAGGCAGGTCTTAAGTTGGTAAATTGTAACAGCTATGCTATTGGAAGATTTTAGCCTGGATATCAGGCATGTCATAATTCCTCCTTGCTTTGGAATGCAATATTCTAAAAATCCAAATTGTTCAATAAGCCTTAAAATTTATTTCTGTGATAAACAATTTCAGAAATTAGGAATACAATCAGGGTATAAACTTTAAGTATTGTGTACATGGAATATTTTATTTAcctcttacaaaaaaaaatctaaagatcACTGAGTATTACGTAAGTCTAATGCCCTTGCATTTGTAGTGGTATTATTTCAAGGTATTAATTTTAcccaaaccaacaacaacaacaaaaccccctGAAGGATTTATGTGTATTTGCTCTGCTGAGCTCTATGTTATTATATAAAGGATGCAAGCTTACTTAAATTCCTTCTAGATGTTTTTCTCATAGTCCACATTTAGGTACAAAAAGCAAGTTTTtcacaagtttttaaaaagtttactttATTGGTTACAGTTATATAAAATGTACCACGGTAGTCCCATCTAGCTGGTCATTAAGTGCTTGCAACGGCTGAGAGATCTTATGCATCTGAGAGATATCCAAGGTTTATTTCatgctggaggaaaaacaaaacaaaacctctcttcATTTGCTTGCCTGCACTTTAAATATATCCAACAAGGCTAAAATGTTTAAAAGCAAGGACAACCCCATTTGTATGTCAAAttgtaatttttaatattttcattagaaTAGTCTTTATATCACTCTccaacaaaagaaaatataactAACAGCAAACTTTAATACAGGCACACTCTCCAGATtaacaacccaaaacaaaaacaaaaagaaattaatGTAAAATGTAAATCACATATAATACAATTGAAGTGtccaaaacaatttaaataattttaaatattttattttttttaaacttgctacaAATGCTTTATACAATATTTCAACATAAAGTCCCCATAACAGAAATGTAACAAAATGGGAATGATAGTGAAAGTGAAAGTGGCACAAATTCACCAAACAAGTATTAAACTACAAATTTTAAGAGGTAGATTACTTGTTAAgtcaaggggggaggggagaggagggggaaggggaagagggagggtgcATAATGAAACTAGCTGCTTTCCATCAACTGAGTCATTAATCCGGCAGGGTGTATAAATGCACGAGAAATGATATTTCCATGAAAAGCTCTTTATGAGCAGTAGGTCAATTTGTTGCGTTTAAGTTATTAGATGAGGTGTCAGACCTTTTACAGTAATTTTATTATACATTTATCTTTCAAAATATACACCTACACAGCCCCGTTTCTGGcctgtttattaataaaatagTACACGGTGTCCAATTATATGGAATTCAGAAATTGGTGCCAGTATTTCATTTCTATAGGAAGAAAGTTTTATTTGCATGTATAAATAGGAGATTGGGAAATTCATAAAATGTCCATACCTGGTTTTTCCCACATCTATGCAGGGCATCTAaaagacttaaaaacaaaaaagtgggggtggaaggagaaaaggagaaaattcTGTCCTCTCTACtagttaatttaaaagaaaagcttCAGGAGACTCAATACATGACAAAAATACTTTGAGTGCAGCAACATTTGTCGTCCCTGACTCTACAACGAACTATTGATAAAAGAGGAACCTGCTTTGCAAAGTTTAAGCTGAAATGTCTTTTTGCATGCCATTCACCAAGATATGGGCAAAACCAGAAATCTGAGCTATCAGTTCAGTAGCAGCAGATTCTGTTCAGTTTAGCCCATATTGTTTccttcttttatttattattaatagtacCCTTCTCTTTGTATCTAAAACATCCTGTAGCCCAGCATGTGTATCAGGCACCAATGAAGAAAACATATGCCTGACACTAAACATCAGAGCAAGAAGCCTGCAGGCAATCAGCTGCATTTTATGATTGTGAGTCAGTTTCAGCTGGTTTCACAAGCTTGGTGGATTTCACATCCATTGTCGTAGTGCTTATCCTAAATTGAGCATTTagggaattttgttttgtttttacaggaGGTTCCtagaaaataagaaacaaaaactGAAGATAAATGACAAAAATAATAGTATAAGCTGCTTATGAACTGAATATGCTTCCAAAGAAAACACAAACCAAAGTGTGAGAAGTAGACTTGAAGACAAACAATTGCTTAGTGAAGCAGATGGTTTTGAAAAATACTTAATTAAGATTTCCTggaaaaaacaaatgtttgcaTGCAGAACAGAATCAAAGTTTGCCGACTGATGCCTGGTGTGTATGGCATCAATTAACGTATTAGGGCAAGAAACCCTTGATTCTTGACATAAATATCAAGGATAAGCAGGCAAATAAAATCCAGGTTTATGAATTTAAATGGCATATTcctaaaacaaaacagcaaactTCCTTTTTAGCTGAACTATCCTTAAGACCAGCCAACAATGCAAGCTGCAACTGGAAATGTATAATATTTGAGACAGAATGTCAAAGCTGTCTCTATGTAAATCCTTATTCATGCCGTGAACACTTTGAAACAACTTCTGTGCGTGCAAAGGATCACTTTTTTTCAATGTGATCTATTATTAAATAGCTAATCAAGATATACATCTCTGGCTCCAAATTCTACTGATTTCCAGTATAATGTCTCATGCAAAATCCTTGGTTACTAACAACAGTTTTACAGACAGCTCTGCAAGACAGCAACTGATTTTGAGGCAAGTACTGTAATACAGAGACATTGATGTTGTGAGATAATTAGGGCTAGCTGGTTTCTCTTGCTCTTTGAAGACATTTTTCTGTATTACTGGCTGACAAAAATTCAAAACCTtttttctgcttctctttcttgtgtgtgtgtgtgtgtgtgtgtattgattTTGTTTATAGTTCAAAGTAACTGGAGTCTATTTCCCCTTTAGCCCACTGGAATAATGCGCCTGTGTTGAAACCTGTACTTTTAGACAAAGTATTTCCTCCAAAGGATCATTAAAAATGAAAGGCCTGCATTATTGTTTAATCACAAGCACTGTACTGCAaccagaacaacaacaacagacagcTTCTCCCCTATATGAGTTTTGGAACAGTTAATTTGGCAAGAAAAAATATAAGATCAGGCAGTTAAATCTGTCCATCACATCTGATGTTTACTATAAATCACTCAAAGAGGGAGGTACTGCTAAAAGAATTGAAGAAGTATTGAGCAGGAAAACTCAGTGGCCTTGAGGTTGTAAATATTCCACCACATTATCCATTCCAGGATGGAAGGGGCTCAACAGCATTAAAGGACAGGAGATCTCCCAAACTATGGATATCCCTAGACACACAAGAATTCCCAATTATCTCAGAAGCACCTATGCAGAGGGCTAGACCCTTGTGCAATATGCCTAGGACCTATGTTCCCAATATGCCGTGGAGTCCCTAAGTCATCACATTGACCTTGAATCCCCGTCAATACCCACGTCACAACTCCTTTGGAGGGATTGAGAGGTTTGGACCAGGAAGCCAAAAGAATTTCTACCCAGGATTTCTCCATTGGTTTGCTGGCAGAAAATGCTGTGTAGAGTTGGGAAGCCTGAGTTAGCCATTCTCCCAAAAATTTTCTGAGAGGTTTCTGCTATGCTTTGCGGAGGATAAGGGAGATAATGCTTCTGCTCAGGCTCAACTTGCTGACAAATTTTGGGCCTGATGAGAGGGTTTTCCATTCGTATTGGTAGCTAAAAGTGGAGTAGAGCATTTTGCCCTTAATTATATACTGGGGCAAGTAGTTAACAGATTTTGACCAATAACTGTATTATTACTatctctgtatttattttttcattatattCTTGTATTAGTCCATCTGTTATGAAGGCAATACTTAAACAATAGCTGAACCAAAATATTTAGGTAAATAGTTGAGGAATTCAGTCATGATTCTGAACATACAGAACCACTATGTATTAAATCAATGATTACTGTGTTTGACTGCACATTATATGCTGTAGAAAGGTCATGTTATCCAATGACATACAAATGTTGTTAAATATGTTTGCCAGGCTTTCCAATTCGGTTTGCTCCATCTCTCTGTGGATGATATTTCATGATGTGATTTGACAAAATACAGAGAGAATGAAGTATGTGCAATGTAGCTCAGCATGACTGAGCAACAGATCCTGCTGCAAGTTTTGCAAAGCTCAACATTCTTTACCTTAAATTTGAGAAAAATTCTACGAAGACCAGGGAACTGGAAAGCCCACATGCAACGTGTTGCTGTTTTAGTCAAACTTGAAGCTAAAAGCTTACCTGAAGTCTTTTAGTTCTTGTTTTGTACTGCTCTCTTCTCTGTTTTCTATTGTGTCTGCATTAGCTGCCTGCTGTAAGCTCCGAGTGATAGGTCCTCCAACCCTCTCTCTAGATTTTACACTGAACCTATCTGCCTTTTTCTTGTTTGCCATGGCAGACTTACTTGGCAAAACAGCTTTATTCTTTTGTATTCTGACATGCAGTTTCCGGGATGTTTTGCTTGAGATTCCAGAATTATTCTTGGCCACCACtttagttttttttccctcaatgTGAGTCATTTTGTCCACTCTTACAGGGCTGGAGTTCCTTAACACTGAAGAGGGACTTGGCTTTTTGGATCTAATTGGAGGtataaattttacattttgctttgatttgaAGGATGCAGTAGGCAGCTGAATCTGCACAGGTCCTGAGGTTCGTGCTCTCGTCTTGCCCAAGTGAGCCTGCATACTCTGCATTTTGATCTCCGCATCTGCCGTCCGTCTGCGCTGGTTGTTGCCTTTATCGCCACTTGCAGATGAGAAGCTCCCACTTTTTTTGGATGCATTTTTTTTAGAGGAAGGGGAGATGGGTTTTTTGGGACAGCTGTAAGATGCATGTTTGTTCAAACTTCCAATGTAAGTGAATTCTCTATTACAGTACGGGCAGATGTGAGAGTCTGACTCCGATACACTGTTTTTCAAGTCTGCCTTCTGCtgtgcagatttatttttttgcaagATGGCTTTCTGGACAAGCTGATTTTTCTTCTTCAATGCACTTAGTTTTAGCTTATTAGAAGACATTTTGCTAATCTCAACATTGAAATTAAGTCTTTTAGGTTGTCCCATTCGTCTGAAGGTATTTTTTCCAGTGCCAGCTATAATGACCATGCCATTTTTAGGCTGCACAGTCTGCTTCAGTGGTACTGGATTTTTTTTGGGCGTGTATCTCTTTTTGTCACTGGCAGAGGCACATGCCAAGATGTGTTTGTGTAATTCAGGCATGTTATCAACGCTTTTCCCACATTTTGTACAACGAATGGCAGTAGTAAAGGTCTGTGGAATATTATGGGTAGTGAAATTTGTAGCAGTGGCTCCAATACCCATAGGATTTCGGTGGTGATACTGAAATGGAGGTGGTTTAAAGCTCGGATAGTGTTGATTGAGGCCCAAACGAACATCTGGATCTTTTGACTTTACTCCAGAAGCCATTATTTTTATGGTAGTATAAAGCTCTTCAGAGGAGTCATTTAgatcttcttcctcctcttcttttgaGGGTTCTAAGGAAACTTCTGGTAGGCTTTGCATATGTTCTACATTTGCCTTACTGGGATCTGTAAAATTCTGGGGTCTTAGAGTCCCACTTTCAAACTCATGATGTGTGCATTCTTTGTCTGGATGGAGATCTCGCTGATGTTGTTGCAAATTGCACAAAAAGGCAAATTCCTTTTTACAGACTGAGCATACAAAGATATTTCCTACTCCATGAAGCAAAAAGCGATGTTCTGACAAGTCAGTTTTCTCTCTAAATAGCTGTACGCAGAATTCACATTTGAAGGGCCATTCTTCAGCATGAACAGATAAATGCTTAGTTAGGTCTTTAATAGAAAGAAAAGGTGATTCACAGACATTGCACACAAAGCTTTTACTGAACGTTTCCTGAACTACATCTGTTTCACTTGAAGTCTCTCGATCGCCTCTTGGCTTCAGGTGCTCACTTTCCATTTCCTCTTGTTTAAAAGCTATTATGGGGAGAGTACTTTCCAGATTATCAGCAGGGGAAACAACTGAAGAAACTACTgaaagaggagggggagaaggagatgaggaagaggaagaggaagaagaggaggaagaagaggaggaggaggacgacgacgaggacgaggagaaagaagaggaagatgaggaCGACGAGGAGGACGAGGACGACGAGGAGAGGTTTGGAGGACCAGGTGAAGCAGTAGTAAAAAGTTCAACAGAAGGAACAGGGGATGGAGAAGGAGATACTGTAGGTGAAAGGATTGGAAGTGGGGACTGTGTAGCAGTGTCACAGAGTGGTGATGGGCACAGACTGGGAGTGACACTGGCAGAGGCATCTGGAAGTGGTAAAGGAATAGTAGGAAGGAGTGGAGGGGGTGGCATAGCAAGTGTTAACAGAGGAGGACagggtggtggggaggaaggatttGTTGGCGTTAGAAGAGGGGGCAACTGACATGAGGAGGATATAGCAGATGTTTTAGGCAAAGGGGAAGCAGAGGAACAATGAGAAGGGGACTCAACAGTAGGTGCTGACAGACCACGATCAACTTCAGTTTCTGGCTGGGGTACTGCTGATTTACATGGACTTGGGCTTCTATTCAAAGTCAAATCTGGTGTGCTTTCAGTAGCTACATCCGTTCCGTTATATTCATTCAGCAGAACTTTTTGTAACATGCATGTGGTTGGTTTCTTCTTTTTAATACCACTACATGCTGGCTGCACTGAATTATTTTCTTTGTATTCCTTAACTTCAGTGTCACTATATGGCTTCTTATTCACACTTAGATCCAACACTGATTCCCAAGGAACCTGAGTCTTGCTTTTGACATCAGACCTTTGTTTTACACCACTAGATAAATCCAATGGCTGCTGGTTGCACACACTACCAAAAGTTGGAGTTGTTGTCCATTCCTTAGATATTTTATAGTCTTCAAAGCACAGAGGACTCATAGTCTGtctttcctccctcccacatAAGCTCCATGCAGGTGAGTTGCTGTGACTTTCTAATTTTGGCATCTTTGAACCTAGAACTGTATCATTCCACATGGTTTTTCCATCACCTTGTTTGCTGAAGTCTCGAAGCGCAGGACTGTGCTGTGGAgaactgggaggagagctggTTCTCCTTTTAAACCTACTAGATACTGAAGGCAAAATGGGTGAAGATGTAGCAGAAGGACCTAATTTAGGGATttcagttgct includes:
- the PRDM2 gene encoding PR domain zinc finger protein 2 isoform X5, whose translation is MCVDATDPRKGNWLRYVNWALSGKEQNLFPLEINRTIYYKTLKPIEPGDELLVWYNGEDNPEIAAAIEEERATHRSKKNSPKAKKGKKKECKNKGRKAIDTKQRETDLDFTSTDMRESKKDYKEEDEKPSVSAVLSLEQTAVIQEMVNQDVLPKLMIPSPTSEPRTMPEDKPGAITCGSDDLEEEEEEDEEEEEEEEEDEEEEEDEEEVEDANLPEESPGKELTAVCEEKLDSMEEQNSISEESPENSPKKTPVVKIPKAKGVSNGDLQETFMFPCQHCERKFTTKQGLERHMHIHISSVNHAFKCRYCGKAFGTQINRRRHERRHEAGPKRKPFLTLTSAPQSDVADGQTFADDVLKDEVNVSNLVQNFTVLDSEKVSQEMSNSTFVEENKEPKELHPCKYCKKVFGTHTNMRRHQRRVHERHLIPKGVRRKGFILEEPQLQTEQAQPAQSVYIASTELEEDGEADDIYIMDISSNISENLNYYIDGKIQSNSSTTNCDVIEMESNPADLYGINCLLSPVTVEISQNLKSTQTHMTDLPKEPSSGGSNESKKRRTASPPLLPKIKTEIDPEPITASCSLSLPLSISTAESLPFHKEKSVYLSSKLKQLLQTQDSNKITPAAAAATEIPKLGPSATSSPILPSVSSRFKRRTSSPPSSPQHSPALRDFSKQGDGKTMWNDTVLGSKMPKLESHSNSPAWSLCGREERQTMSPLCFEDYKISKEWTTTPTFGSVCNQQPLDLSSGVKQRSDVKSKTQVPWESVLDLSVNKKPYSDTEVKEYKENNSVQPACSGIKKKKPTTCMLQKVLLNEYNGTDVATESTPDLTLNRSPSPCKSAVPQPETEVDRGLSAPTVESPSHCSSASPLPKTSAISSSCQLPPLLTPTNPSSPPPCPPLLTLAMPPPPLLPTIPLPLPDASASVTPSLCPSPLCDTATQSPLPILSPTVSPSPSPVPSVELFTTASPGPPNLSSSSSSSSSSSSSSSFSSSSSSSSSSSSSSSSSSSSSSSPSPPPLSVVSSVVSPADNLESTLPIIAFKQEEMESEHLKPRGDRETSSETDVVQETFSKSFVCNVCESPFLSIKDLTKHLSVHAEEWPFKCEFCVQLFREKTDLSEHRFLLHGVGNIFVCSVCKKEFAFLCNLQQHQRDLHPDKECTHHEFESGTLRPQNFTDPSKANVEHMQSLPEVSLEPSKEEEEEDLNDSSEELYTTIKIMASGVKSKDPDVRLGLNQHYPSFKPPPFQYHHRNPMGIGATATNFTTHNIPQTFTTAIRCTKCGKSVDNMPELHKHILACASASDKKRYTPKKNPVPLKQTVQPKNGMVIIAGTGKNTFRRMGQPKRLNFNVEISKMSSNKLKLSALKKKNQLVQKAILQKNKSAQQKADLKNSVSESDSHICPYCNREFTYIGSLNKHASYSCPKKPISPSSKKNASKKSGSFSSASGDKGNNQRRRTADAEIKMQSMQAHLGKTRARTSGPVQIQLPTASFKSKQNVKFIPPIRSKKPSPSSVLRNSSPVRVDKMTHIEGKKTKVVAKNNSGISSKTSRKLHVRIQKNKAVLPSKSAMANKKKADRFSVKSRERVGGPITRSLQQAANADTIENREESSTKQELKDFSYRLRTASRCPPSSSQNTSTRQCKRSNCTTAHFFKE